In a single window of the Bacillus marinisedimentorum genome:
- a CDS encoding chemotaxis protein, producing MTQKLAVAIMHGIGSQRENYADAFITAIRDAFKRKAEPYIEDPEEAIVIEPVYWADVFEEDEDRLYRNLVEANDLHYKDLRRFVIHFLADAIAYQPVETIEHNYERVHEKVGGTLTSLAEKAGPRAPLCMISHSLGSVIAANFLYDLQYRRERCSFLREDAVPIEKGDTLMLFFTMGSPLPLWSLRYNDFARPIRIPSPVLRDFYERAEGQWLNFYDRDDILGYPLKTLNEEFSKSVTEDFEINAGNLLRNWNPASHYGYLKDKDVIEPIADQLIRAWQQVNNYV from the coding sequence TTGACTCAAAAATTGGCGGTTGCAATTATGCACGGAATCGGCAGCCAGCGTGAAAATTATGCTGATGCTTTCATTACTGCTATTAGGGACGCCTTTAAAAGAAAGGCGGAGCCGTATATTGAAGATCCGGAAGAGGCAATCGTGATTGAACCGGTTTACTGGGCTGATGTTTTTGAGGAAGATGAAGACCGCTTATATAGGAACTTAGTTGAAGCAAACGACCTCCATTATAAGGATTTGCGTCGTTTCGTCATTCATTTCCTGGCAGATGCAATTGCGTATCAGCCGGTAGAAACAATTGAGCATAACTATGAACGGGTTCATGAAAAAGTGGGGGGTACCCTTACAAGTCTTGCAGAAAAAGCAGGCCCAAGAGCACCGTTATGCATGATTTCCCACAGTCTAGGCAGCGTTATTGCAGCAAATTTCCTGTATGATCTCCAGTACCGGCGGGAAAGATGCAGCTTTTTAAGAGAAGATGCGGTTCCGATTGAAAAAGGGGATACGCTGATGCTTTTCTTCACGATGGGCTCACCGCTGCCGCTTTGGAGCTTAAGATATAATGACTTTGCCCGGCCCATCCGCATTCCATCACCTGTATTGAGGGATTTTTATGAGCGCGCAGAAGGACAATGGCTCAACTTCTATGACAGGGATGATATCCTTGGCTATCCGCTTAAGACTTTAAATGAAGAGTTCTCCAAATCTGTTACGGAAGACTTTGAAATCAATGCCGGTAACCTGCTGCGAAATTGGAACCCTGCATCTCATTACGGTTATTTGAAAGATAAGGATGTTATAGAACCGATAGCAGATCAGTTGATCCGTGCCTGGCAGCAAGTAAATAATTATGTCTGA
- a CDS encoding SMI1/KNR4 family protein, with protein sequence MYEVELKNLIKNKSVHKLSGTSEEKVREIENTLNTNLPDSYKWLLKNYSSVSFEGLDIDGIGLDDVHISLDNTLDWKEYDIPDGYVVIFKPGADWIYCLDTKQMENGECPVVAWYQGEHKGEQEAENLYDFIKDQLELTE encoded by the coding sequence TTGTACGAAGTAGAATTGAAAAATCTTATTAAAAATAAAAGTGTCCATAAATTATCTGGAACCTCTGAAGAGAAAGTAAGAGAGATTGAAAACACATTAAATACGAATTTACCTGATAGTTATAAGTGGCTATTGAAGAATTATAGCTCAGTTAGCTTTGAAGGATTAGATATTGATGGTATTGGCTTGGACGATGTTCATATAAGTTTAGACAACACACTGGATTGGAAAGAGTACGATATTCCAGATGGTTATGTTGTAATATTTAAACCTGGCGCAGATTGGATTTATTGTTTGGATACAAAGCAAATGGAAAATGGAGAATGCCCAGTTGTTGCTTGGTATCAGGGTGAACATAAAGGCGAACAAGAAGCTGAAAATTTATATGATTTTATAAAAGATCAATTGGAATTAACTGAATAA
- a CDS encoding AMP-binding protein codes for MYQWVKALGFSDYDEFLKKSMEDVEWFWTEAEKALGIQWFQSYRQTLETPKGMKWPEWYVGGKLNVTHNAVEKWAKSPEYDNKTALIWESDSGETVTYTYKQLDEAVTKAAGGLKASGIRKGDVIAIYMPMIPETVIAMLASAKIGAIFSPAFSGYGAEAVAARINASEAKMLITADGFMRRGKEIAMKDEADRAAALSPSIEKVVVVKRLGTMTKWNENLDLYWDDLIDRKNESPVITEKMESQDPMMLIYTSGTTGKPKGAVHTHSGFPFKSAFDAGFGMDVKQGDTLFWYTDMGWMMGPFLVFGGLLNGASIVMFEGTPDYPKPDRLWELVEKHRVTHLGISPTLIRSLMKHGEDWVERHDISTLRVIGSTGEPWNPEPWMWLFESVCKKKVPIFNYSGGTEISGGILGNVLLKPIAPITFNSPLPGMDVHVYNENGESVLNEVGELVIKKPWVGMTRGFWKEPERYEDAYWSRWKDTWVHGDWVIKDDDGFWTITGRSDDILNVAGKRLGPAEMESILVDHDGVIEAGTIGIPDDVKGEAAVCFAVLNDGYAPSEEIKQELIALVATKLGKALKPKEIHFVDDLPKTRNAKVMRRAIKAAYLNKDAGDLSSLENPEVVEAIRKLGSETGGAPA; via the coding sequence ATGTACCAATGGGTGAAAGCGTTAGGCTTCTCGGATTACGATGAATTTCTGAAAAAGTCTATGGAAGATGTCGAATGGTTCTGGACGGAAGCGGAAAAAGCGCTTGGAATCCAATGGTTCCAGTCTTACCGTCAGACACTTGAAACACCAAAAGGAATGAAATGGCCCGAATGGTATGTCGGAGGTAAACTGAACGTCACACATAATGCTGTTGAAAAATGGGCGAAATCGCCCGAATATGATAACAAAACCGCGCTTATCTGGGAAAGCGACAGCGGAGAAACCGTCACGTACACCTATAAACAGCTGGATGAAGCGGTAACAAAGGCGGCAGGCGGTCTTAAAGCGTCAGGTATTCGCAAAGGTGATGTCATTGCGATTTATATGCCGATGATTCCTGAGACGGTCATTGCGATGCTGGCATCGGCAAAAATAGGGGCAATCTTCTCTCCTGCTTTTTCTGGATACGGCGCAGAGGCTGTTGCTGCCAGGATAAATGCATCTGAAGCAAAAATGCTGATCACAGCTGACGGCTTCATGCGCCGCGGCAAGGAAATCGCCATGAAAGACGAGGCTGACCGGGCAGCAGCATTATCTCCTTCTATTGAGAAGGTTGTCGTCGTCAAACGGCTTGGAACGATGACGAAGTGGAATGAGAATCTCGATTTGTACTGGGATGATCTTATCGACCGCAAGAATGAAAGCCCTGTCATAACCGAAAAGATGGAAAGCCAGGATCCGATGATGCTGATCTATACATCCGGAACAACCGGAAAACCTAAAGGAGCTGTTCATACTCATTCCGGCTTCCCGTTCAAGTCAGCATTCGATGCCGGTTTCGGAATGGACGTCAAACAGGGTGACACTTTATTCTGGTATACTGACATGGGCTGGATGATGGGTCCTTTCCTCGTATTCGGTGGCTTGCTGAACGGTGCTTCGATCGTCATGTTTGAAGGAACCCCTGATTATCCGAAGCCAGACCGGTTATGGGAACTTGTTGAAAAACACCGGGTTACACATTTAGGCATATCCCCTACCCTTATCCGCTCGTTGATGAAACACGGCGAGGACTGGGTGGAACGCCATGACATTTCCACGCTGCGGGTCATCGGCTCAACTGGTGAACCATGGAACCCGGAGCCGTGGATGTGGCTGTTTGAATCGGTATGCAAGAAAAAGGTGCCGATCTTCAACTATTCCGGCGGAACGGAAATATCAGGTGGCATTCTCGGAAATGTTTTATTGAAGCCAATTGCCCCGATCACATTCAATTCACCGCTCCCGGGCATGGATGTTCACGTCTATAACGAGAATGGGGAGAGCGTATTGAATGAGGTCGGTGAGCTGGTTATTAAAAAACCGTGGGTCGGTATGACAAGAGGTTTCTGGAAAGAGCCGGAACGGTATGAAGATGCGTACTGGAGCCGCTGGAAAGATACGTGGGTGCACGGAGATTGGGTGATTAAGGATGATGACGGATTTTGGACGATCACCGGCCGCTCGGATGACATCCTGAATGTCGCCGGCAAACGGCTCGGACCTGCCGAAATGGAGTCCATTCTTGTTGACCATGATGGTGTCATCGAAGCGGGTACGATTGGCATTCCTGATGATGTGAAAGGTGAAGCGGCGGTTTGCTTTGCTGTTTTGAATGATGGATATGCACCATCAGAGGAAATCAAACAGGAGCTGATCGCTCTTGTTGCAACGAAGCTCGGGAAAGCACTGAAGCCGAAAGAAATTCACTTTGTGGATGACCTGCCGAAGACCCGGAACGCAAAAGTGATGCGCCGGGCTATAAAAGCAGCATACCTTAACAAAGATGCAGGTGATTTATCATCACTTGAAAATCCTGAGGTTGTGGAAGCAATCAGGAAACTTGGCAGCGAAACCGGCGGAGCGCCGGCTTAA